The DNA region gtgggcactcctggtcctcgagggccagtgtccagcaactcttagatgtctccctggtccaacacacctgaatccaacagctgaatcatctcctaagtgcagtcaagttctccagagtcctgctaatgatctcattatttgactcaggtgtgttgaagtagagatacatctaaacgttgcaggagaccggccttcaaggcctggagttgcccacccctgaatGCTTGTTCGGATGAAAAGGTTTGACCGGAATCACAACTCTTTGGATAAAAATATCGCTACTATACCAGAAAATGGAATTCAGCACTGTAAATCACAAACACGAGAATAAACACTATAAATTTGTCAACATACGTGTTGACATGTGACCAGACCGCTTGTGGTTAAGATAATAACACGCATCAGAAAGAATAATAAATGTGCTCTCACTTTCTGACCGCCTCCAGCTGCTCTGCTGTGTAAGATTTATCGGACTCCGAGGGGCCCTGAGACGCATTAGCTCCGTCTCTCTCGCCGCGGTGTCTCAGGCCGGGTCCACCTCCGTTTACAGCACTGCCGTTCTCGTCTGGAGGCTTCCCATTCTGCGCTAATGACTCCAACAGGTCTGTAAGAGGGCGCACATTACCATGTTGCTGCCGTTTTAAGTTGCTGCCTTTTGAGTTAATCCGCTGCTTTAGAACGCTAACATTTGGCATCGTTACCGTTACAGAGTACTTCAGCACCAGCAGTGAGTAAGTTAAGCTCGATTTAAGGttacaaacaagtaaaaatattaaataaacaattgGTGGTAGCTTAAAAAACTACAAGTACCAGTTACGGCCTGTATCTATTAATGACGGctatgttagcattagcttgttCGGTCTCCCAGCTTTGGCCCTCCACATTAGATAGCATCGCTGGCAAACAGGAGTTTATTCGACTTACTTTTGGCCTTATCTGTCGGAAATAGGCGCTGAGCCTTCTCTAGAAACTTTCTGGCTTTGTCTGGCTGATTATTACCGATCGCATTTAATGCTATTTTAATGCAACGTTCCGCTTCGTCCTTGTTTGAGTCCATCGCGACACAGCGGAAATGTTTACTTGCCCCGGGACGCAAAGAAATGACGTCGACTCACCTTCGGTCTGCCAAAATAGACGTAACAAAACGTTGTTTATTCCAtattcaagtgttttttttagttagataataaaaatcaGTGAATTAACGcatgaattaatttattgcattaataaataaatatatttttaacgaAATTCTAGCTGACACAATATCAAGTGTGATAAAGATATCAAAATAAGTGTTCACAAGTGCTTTAGACTGAGTCATGTTCACCTTGGAGTTAAGGGTAATCAAATTAGCTGCACCACAATTAACTATCAAAACAACTGTTGAAATGTCAATGGAGTTtgtaatgaaaagtttttaaaaaggataaaaGGTTTCATCACTGATGCCCGTGTCACGATTTTTTCCCATCTTTTGATATGGTGAATGTGgatattttctatttcttgcATTGGTTTACAAGAAACAGATAAATGAAGTTTATGTCAAAACTTGTTTGAAAAAATCTTATATAGGCATGTGCgaattttaaaggaaaaaatacaattgaaatTCAATTATACATGGgggtatttatatttatttctaaaaaattgtTGATCATAAATTAGAGTTTCTTTAATTTAACAACGTAAGACTATCTTACCAGAAGTAACACGCGCGCTGTTTTCCCTTTTTGCCCATCGTTCACACTCCAGTCCGGTAGGTGGCGTGAAAAGCGCCAAAAGGTGACTTTCAAACAAGAAGTTGCTGTGGATCTGAAGCATGTTTTTCAAGCTTCTAAGAGTCTGATGCAGTTCTTATTGTGAATGTTGTATTTTCAATGTTTCATAGTCTCGCATATTTCTcggaaacatgtttttaacagCGAAATGCTGCAGGTCAGTCATGGCTGTCAgaccaaatatattttatccGAGGAGATCCTCCGTGCTGTTTTCAACTAGCGTTAGTCCGGCTGACGAAGGGAGAGCCGGGTCGGGGTCACAGAAACGAAGGCGAAGACGGCAGAAGAAAGCGGCCTGGACCGACGACCTGTCCTGGGAGGAGAGGCTGGCCGATGCGGTCACTCCTCTCTGGAGGCTGAGCTATGAGGAACAGCTGGAGCTCAAGCAGAACAATCATCGGAGGATCCTGTCTGAACTCTCAGGATCTCTTTCACCTGATCTCAGGTCAGGTTTACCAGCACCTGCCTCAGATAAAATCAACTTCCCTGTCCTGCCTGTTCTGCCCTCCCCAGTCAGGGATGGCTACCGCAACAAATCCACGTTTTCAGTCAACAGAGGAGTGGATGGGAATCCTAAAACAGTTGGATTTTACCTAGGGACGGCAAGTCGGGGAAACATTGTCTGTGTGAACGGAGATCACCTGCTCAACATGCCGGAGAAGCACACACTAGTAGCCAGATGTTACCAGGACTTCATCCGCCAATCCTCTCTGGAGCCCTGCCTGCTGTTCCACACCGGGGGTCACTGGAGAGAGGTCACAGTGAGGACCAATGCGCAGGGACACACCATGGCTATAGTGTATTTCCACCCACAGATGATGACCGCAGAGGAAGTGGCTGTTCATAAGGCTGAGCTGGTGGAGTATTTCTCGAGGGGCCCTGGGTCAGCCTGTCAGCTAGACTCCCTGTTCTTCCAGGAAAGCACCATGACTCGCTGCACGCATGAGGAATCCCCCTACCAGCTGCTGCACGGTCAGCCATATTTGTATGAGGAGGTGAGATATtctggatttacccagaatctGGAAGTTTACTGCTCAAACTCTGCAGTTCCTTTCAGAAGTATTCATAACCCTTGAACTTTCcacatgtttgcatgtttgcaaCACCCaactaaaacatgtttcaatGGGAGTTTATATAAGTTTCACATAATGGTGAAGTGATAGGAAAACAACTCCTGGTCAAACTGTTACAGAGAAGGAAATACTTGAGAAAATCACTAAATAGGTTTTCCTGAGCAGTCTGGATATGGTCATAATGCAGTATACTCACATTTTCTTATCCCTTAAAACTTAAATATGtacagtaatttttttaactttgtcatTTTGCAAAGTTGTACAAAATGCTCAAGgcacaaaattaaatatgtttttttaataaattaaatacaagaTGATTGTGGTTCAACCATAAATGGACATAATATCATCTTATCATGACATCAGCATCCTTACTAGATAATTTGTCATGTGTCTATACTGCATAACCAGTTACACACTGGTGGACTTTAAACTGGGCAATAAATCcattataaaattttattgagggaacttttcaaaattcaacaaTGAGTGCTGCTAACAATGGCTACTTAAGACTCTACGTTTAGATTGCAGGTCAGTTTTCAACTCAAAGGTTCTCTTATACTTATTAAACACTGAAGAGAAAGTATTTCCGATCTGATGTGGATCTGGTCTTGTGTGATTTTTGCAGGTCCTGGACTTCAAGTTCCGCATATCCGCCGATGCTTTCTTCCAGGTGAACCAGGCAGCTGCTCAGGTGCTGTATAACACGGTCAGAGACCTGTGTGTCCCAGGAGCAGC from Gambusia affinis linkage group LG13, SWU_Gaff_1.0, whole genome shotgun sequence includes:
- the trmt2b gene encoding tRNA (uracil(54)-C(5))-methyltransferase homolog-B, which produces MFLTAKCCRSVMAVRPNIFYPRRSSVLFSTSVSPADEGRAGSGSQKRRRRRQKKAAWTDDLSWEERLADAVTPLWRLSYEEQLELKQNNHRRILSELSGSLSPDLRSGLPAPASDKINFPVLPVLPSPVRDGYRNKSTFSVNRGVDGNPKTVGFYLGTASRGNIVCVNGDHLLNMPEKHTLVARCYQDFIRQSSLEPCLLFHTGGHWREVTVRTNAQGHTMAIVYFHPQMMTAEEVAVHKAELVEYFSRGPGSACQLDSLFFQESTMTRCTHEESPYQLLHGQPYLYEEVLDFKFRISADAFFQVNQAAAQVLYNTVRDLCVPGAAQSKTGSTLLDVCCGTGAIGIISSPRVDRVIGVEIIEQAVRDAAHNAALNNVENCEFHPGKAEVVLPALMSQLNSAPGALTAVVNPSRAGLHPKVVRALRNQAAIRRLVYVSCKPDGEAMRNFKELCCAPNKEKKLTGDAFSPTLAVPVDMFPHTLHCELVLLFER